In the Myxococcus guangdongensis genome, one interval contains:
- a CDS encoding TetR/AcrR family transcriptional regulator: MNLFNMSLRERAKREKWERIRAAAKQLFAERGYEGTTVRAIAEAAGVATGTVLVYGETKDVLLHELWRAEAMPLVERAVTSLPGEGPFVDRCMHLFSPLLTHYASQPELARVVVKELPWLMGAAEELHRPALARLVGALASVVADAKSRGELRAEVDGERVAELVFGVYFAAVMRMLVPMAGSTVATARTRLRRDLEMLFGGLGSRRSS, encoded by the coding sequence ATGAACCTGTTCAATATGTCTCTGCGGGAGCGAGCCAAGCGCGAGAAGTGGGAGCGCATCCGGGCGGCGGCGAAGCAGCTGTTCGCGGAGCGGGGCTATGAGGGGACGACCGTGCGCGCCATCGCCGAGGCGGCGGGCGTCGCGACGGGCACGGTGCTGGTGTACGGCGAGACGAAGGACGTGCTGCTGCACGAGCTGTGGCGTGCGGAGGCGATGCCGCTCGTGGAGCGGGCCGTGACGTCGCTGCCGGGGGAGGGGCCCTTCGTGGACCGGTGCATGCACCTGTTCTCACCGCTGCTGACCCACTACGCATCGCAGCCGGAGCTGGCGCGGGTGGTGGTGAAGGAGCTGCCGTGGCTCATGGGCGCCGCCGAGGAACTGCATCGTCCGGCGCTGGCGAGGCTGGTGGGGGCGCTGGCGTCGGTCGTGGCCGACGCGAAGTCGCGAGGCGAGCTGCGCGCGGAGGTGGACGGCGAGCGGGTGGCGGAGCTGGTCTTCGGCGTCTATTTCGCGGCGGTGATGCGGATGCTCGTGCCGATGGCGGGCTCCACCGTGGCCACGGCGCGAACTCGCCTGCGGCGTGACCTGGAGATGCTGTTCGGTGGATTGGGTTCGAGGAGGTCATCGTGA
- a CDS encoding 2OG-Fe(II) oxygenase codes for MTVATQEEGPLRGPSFFLNRTALRALALAHRDRYGVAKPHPHVVIDGFLGKQLASELASVFPGATDASWKRRDHLEQAARLGQLQRKAFEDVPGPLRHLLSEFSGMSFIDFLETVTGVQGLIPDPHFRGAGLHLTLRGGHLALHADFNRDRFRALTRRLTVLYYLNPDWQPAWGGDLELWNADLTRCETRISPVLDRLVVMAHGDDHWHGHPTPLECPEGRGRAAVAAYFYTAEASTNAPEPHSAIWVTPRT; via the coding sequence GTGACGGTCGCAACACAAGAGGAAGGCCCGCTCAGGGGGCCGAGCTTCTTTCTCAACCGCACGGCGCTGCGGGCGCTCGCGCTGGCCCATCGCGACCGCTACGGCGTCGCGAAGCCCCATCCGCACGTCGTCATCGACGGCTTCCTCGGGAAGCAGCTGGCGTCCGAGCTGGCCTCCGTCTTCCCCGGCGCCACCGACGCGAGCTGGAAGCGCCGGGACCACCTGGAGCAAGCGGCCCGCCTGGGGCAGCTCCAGCGCAAGGCGTTCGAGGACGTCCCCGGTCCGCTCCGGCATCTGCTCTCGGAGTTCTCCGGCATGTCGTTCATCGACTTCCTGGAGACCGTCACCGGCGTGCAGGGGCTCATCCCGGACCCGCACTTCCGGGGCGCGGGCCTGCACCTCACGCTGCGCGGAGGGCACCTGGCGCTGCACGCCGACTTCAACCGCGACCGCTTCCGCGCGCTCACCCGCCGGCTCACCGTCCTCTACTACCTGAACCCGGATTGGCAGCCCGCCTGGGGCGGCGACCTGGAGCTGTGGAACGCCGACCTCACGCGATGCGAGACGCGCATCTCACCGGTGCTCGACCGCCTGGTGGTGATGGCGCATGGCGATGACCACTGGCACGGACACCCCACCCCACTCGAATGTCCCGAGGGGAGAGGGCGCGCCGCGGTCGCCGCCTATTTCTACACCGCGGAGGCGTCCACGAACGCGCCCGAGCCACACAGCGCCATCTGGGTGACGCCTCGCACGTAA